The Brassica oleracea var. oleracea cultivar TO1000 chromosome C6, BOL, whole genome shotgun sequence genomic interval AAATAAGCCAAAAAGGAAAAGATAAGAAGAAAAAAAACCATTACATTACATGGTGACGTGGCTACATAAGACTGGCACAAAATCTATCTCCGCCATACTCAGACAGGAAACATATCTTCAACTAGATTTTTTTCTTTCTCCAACATTGTCAAGAAAAAAAGAGAAGAGAAGTGTGAGTCCAGAAAATGTTGTGCGCATGTTACCATCAGCCATTACCTGCCAGTACTAGCGTCTTGAACCGGCACGCGAAGCAAACAGGGAGTCTGGGAACAAAACAAGTGTTCTTGTTCTTATCCTCATCTCCTTCAACTTCAAGCTTAAGAGGACATCAATGGCAAATCTGTAACTATCCAAAAATTGGGCTCAGATTAAAACCAAAAGCTAGTGTGGTGCCTCCGTCTGAATCTGGTGATATCACCACCTTCCTCCTAGTAAGGTACACATATTTTATCTCTGCTCTCCAATTTATTAGTATTTACTGAGAAATAGAAGTAGTTATTTGTGTTGAATTGTTTACTTATTTGCAGTGTAGCATTGATCTCAATGTATTTGGTAGCGAACTTTGTGGTTCCGTCTTTGCTTTTCAAGTCGCTCCAAGGTGAAGAGGAGGAAGACTCCGATTGAGAACTTTCAAGTCCCCTTGATTTGAAGTAATGCTTTGTTACATTAAACTTTTTGTTACTTTAATCTTAGCTCAATTCATCTAATTTCTGCGTTTGATTTTGTGTCATCTAATATATTTAAAACTAGATCTAGAATTCATATAAGGTTTAACATATATATACAACTAACATTCGCATTTTATTCTACCATGCATCCATAAAGTAATCAAATATAAAATAATACAAAATATTAGAATCCGAAGAGACTTAAACTAGTATATTAGACATTTTTTCAATCAAAAAGAACTTAACGAGCTATTAAGAGCACGTTTACTTGTTGATCTATATATAATAACTCAAAATAATTGATTATAGATTTAAAGTGGAATTTAGTACAAGATAAACCGATAAGATTAAGACCTACAAAAAGTTATTATTCCTGTGTGAGGTGCATGAAACCACTATATG includes:
- the LOC106296628 gene encoding uncharacterized protein LOC106296628, which translates into the protein MLCACYHQPLPASTSVLNRHAKQTGSLGTKQVFLFLSSSPSTSSLRGHQWQICNYPKIGLRLKPKASVVPPSESGDITTFLLVSVALISMYLVANFVVPSLLFKSLQGEEEEDSD